The genomic DNA TCAACCCAGGTGTCAATTGATGACTGCACTCAACCCAGGTGCTGCATTGTACTGTGTTCTCAAAAAAAAGGTGAGTAATGGTAGGGGTGTCAATTGATGACCGCACCTCTAGCTCtgtttattttaaaatttatattattttttaaaaataagattttatatttaaaaataataaaaaaatttaaattaaaaaagatTGGAGATACACCTATGAATCATCAATTTGCACATCTAGGTAATAGAATGGAAATAACATGTGCGTGCCTTGTGTGCCCCGCGAGGCCGTGAGCGAGAACCAAACAGGACTGGCCGCCAAAAGAAACGAAATGATAGCACAAGCTGAACCATGGGCTTCACAAACTTCCAAACAAGGCCTAGTCGACCAGATGTCTGCTTGCATATGTTGATCCTGAACAAACTTACAAGCATATGGGCTTTCCGATCCCGCCACCGTTGGGCCGATCCTACCATTCGACCACCACCTCAGCCTTATCTTGCCTAAATTACGCTCCAATAACATGTGCGCTAGATCTCTCCGGTCTATTTTGATGGCCATCCCGCGCATTCATTtgatcctcctcctcggcgcctcGTGCGGCTGTGCAGGGTCCTTGCATTGTCATCACCGTGTAAATTGAGCTAGAATAACACGTGCGCTCTCCCCGATCCCCGTCGTGGGCCACCCCATCCCTTGTTGCATTCTCCTATCGCATTTCGATGGCGTTTTCATAGGCTACATGATTCACGAGGGGGTTAGAAACCTAGGTTGTCATCCTCCTTAACTAGGACTCTAGGAGGGAGTGGAAGGGACCACCCAAGTTAGAAATGTTTGCTAAactggttttatagttttgtattCTCCCACATGTCTTAAGGTTGCGTGCTTGCCATCGGTCCAActggaaaaaaaatgtaaagTAAGTACAAAATTGAACATTCTCCTTTGTTTAAAGAAGCAACAGTAAATTTGCCATAAACACACTGCCAAATTGACAAGGAACTTTTGTGATTGAATCTGTTACCACCGGAAATAGCGTCAGACAAAaatatgaatgaatttttgcaattttttagCAATTGAGCTCAGTCGTCAGTACTACTCCTCTACAACACTGTAAAGGGACACGTGATTACTGATACGTGGTGGGTATAATTATGAACAAACTCACATGTCAGATAATTATCCgaatcactctgttcgcttgGCTTATCAGTCAATCAACCAGcgatgtttttctctcacactaaatcagcaccagccatcaatcaaccagcaatatttttctctcataacaaatcaacaccagccaccagccacaaccAAATAAACAGAGTGTCAAATACATACAtgcttattatatatatatatgaaaaccACCCTACTAAAAACTATGAGATAAATCTGTAAATGGACCACCTTGGCTACAGTTTTTTTTCCTCGAATACGGCCCTTGTGTGGTCCTCGTATTCGTATCGGCCTCTCGCAACCAGGgttcacctaaccggtgggaaccggtccggtttgaccggttaccggttaaatcggaccggtcaaaccggaccagaccggttccggttccggccggtacccaaccggccaaaattcaaaattcaaatttgatttcaaaaaaatgaaaaaattctaaaaaattcctaaaaatacttcaaagtgcgatgaatttaatggtgtcaaattttctaaaaaattcgttcgtttaacatacttttcgggcatttaaagttaaaacaaaaaagaaaaagaaaaaatgagacggcccattaaggcccacttggtaaaccggtcaaaccggccggtaaactggTCTAactggccggtaaaccggtttaactggccggtataccggttacacatgcgattttaaatttggatttgaattcaaaccggtcaaaccggccggtaaatcggtcaaaccgaccggtaaaccggtctaaccggtcggtataccggtacgaactggttgaactgagttttttgaattcaaatttgaatttgaccgatttctaccggtaaccggtcaaaccagtccgGTAAATCGGAACCGGTGGCCCGTGGTTTGGGGTGTAAGAACCCTACTCGCAACTCGTCTGTCGTCTCTCTCGTTGCATTCGAACGCTCGTACGATTTGCATGATTCACGATGCGAAACCTGTCGCCGAGCCGTCTCGTAGCAGGGCTGCACCTGCACCTGTGTCCTCCGGTGACCACGTGGCGCGCGTACGGGTGGCCTGGCCCTCGCAGCGCAGGCGCATCTCCGCAGCACCGGTCCCACCGGCCAGTGGGATTCACCTGCCCCGTCTCCATCGCTCCTCGTCGGCCCCACCCCCGCAGGTGAGGCTGGCACGCAGACGGCAGACGAGCGCACAGCACCTCGGCGCCATCGCAGGTGGGCGCCGTCACGTGCTTCACGGCCCTCTCCTCCTCGGAGCGAGATTGGGTAATGTACGTCACGTGACTTACCAgtcactgacgtgtgggtcccACGGGATATGGTCCCACACGTCACGTGActttctcctcctcctgccGTTCGTCTCCCTCGGTCTCAGGCCGCGTGCGTCTCTATATAAAGCGGCGCGCCCGCGGTGCCGCAGCTCAGTGCTCAGGCAGATCACTCGAGGCGCCCCCCGTCGAATCGCGGTTAGATCGAttggcgagagagagagagagagagagagagagagagagaggcagtgATGATGGCGAAGATCCTGGAGGGCCGCCCGGCGAAGATGGGGTTCCGGATGCCGGCGGAGTGGGAGCCGCACGAGCAGTGCTGGATGGGATGGCCCGTACGtactcctccctccctccctcccctgcttctTCCCTCCGATCTGCCTTTCTTCTTCGTGTTGCTAATTTAATGTTCTTCGTACCTCCATTTCGGCGCTCCGTGCTACGGGTTTGCGGCCGGCCATCCGTGTGACGCTGGAATCCGATTCTCATCCCACCCAAAATTGCTTTCTTTTGGGGGGTTCAGAAACGATTGCTTGAGTTTGTGGGATGGCAGTTCAGGAGTCATGAATTTCTTTTCGTGAAATCTTCCGCGGTGCGCGTGCGATTTGCTGTCGCCTTTTCCAGAATATATGACGCCGCTTTTTAGAAAAATGAAAGTAGGATGATGCTTTCCATCACGCTAGCTGCGCCACCAAGACTTGTCTGACAGAAACTAGCTTTTTTAGCTTGCTACTGTATATTATACACCAGTGGTTCAGTCCGGAAGATGAACGGGACCGATCATGTGCGGCTCCGGATGAACGGGGCCGATCATGTGCGGCCGcagtgctcaggcacggtcgcgaaaaaatgTGCGGCCGCAGTGCTCTGCGAATTGTATGGTCCTAAAGCCTGCTACTCTTGTAGCCTTCTCTTTCTTGAACTGCGAAACGAATTGGTCTGTTGTCTTGTTGTTGTAAAACCGGCCGTATATTCCAATTCGCACTTTGCTGGGAACAGTTAGCGCCTCGGCAGGCAGCCGGATCAAATGATCAACTACTGCTGGCTTGTGGAGTTGGAATCTTGAATATTTTGTTGTTGGAACCTTGAGCCGTAACAGCGATATATGTTGTGTTTGACGAAGTCGCCATTAGTGAATCAACAGAGTATCCAAAGTTTAGTATTGTTAGATTCTTAGGACGTGACGTGATTGGTTTCTTTTCTCGGTAATAGGCACACCAACTCTGATGTGCAATACTAGACCATTATCATAATATGCCGGTGATGATCTAtgacaaataaataaattagcTGATCCTGCAACTTACCAATGTATACTAAACTGAATATGATGCTTATTTAGCAAAGAGAATCGTGAAAGCTATAAAGTGGTCCTGATAATTTCTGCTCAATTTTTTCCATGCATTTTAAGTGTGCACATGAGGCTTTTATTTAAGCATCTCCAAGTGCACTATCATGATATGCGTTTTCAATTTTCTTTGAATGTCAGGAGCGTCCAGATAACTGGCGGGAGAATTCTGGTCCAGCTCAAGAGACATTTGCGAGGGCTGCAATTGCCATTTCAAAGTTTGAGCCCGTCACAATATGTGCAAGTGCTAAGCAGGTATAAGATTGCCTCACATCAGCCTCCTTTCAACTGTTGTAGAATGCTTCATTATCATACATGGAGTATTCAGTTTCACATTTTTGTCTCTGGCAGTACCCCAATGTCCACAAGCTGATGGAACATCAGACGAACATCAGGGTGGTTGAGATGAGCATGAATGATTCCTGGTTCCGTGATATGGGGCCCACTGTACGCCACTTAAATCTTTGCTTTCTTCTATTGTCATCTACAGTCCGATGTTTTGGTTTGCTTATAGTGTCCCTGGTTTTCAGTTTATCACCCGTAAAGTCGAGTCAGGAATCGAAAAACAGACAATAGCAGGAATCGATTGGCAATTTAATGCCTGGGGAGGTATGTTTTTACTAAACTGAACTATGCATGTATGATTGCTCTGCACTTTTATCATACTGTTtatttcaattatattttttgTCTGATGATAGCTCTCTTTTTGTCACAAAATAACTTCCTGTTCATGCAAAGGTGCCAATTGTTAATAATCCATACTTAACAAAATATAACTATTCTTAGTAGCATTCGGCAAGTGATTTCCAAAGGTAGTTGTGAGGTGTAGGTCTGGTTAATTTGCTCTAGGAAAGCATGCATAGAATAATCTGTTTTTAGAATAAGAATTTCTTAACTTCACAAGTCGATGAGTGAGCCCGATGTCAGTTACCTTCTTCTCACGAAAATGAGTGTTTTTTTTCCTACTTCTCCTACAGGAATCTATGATGATTGGAGTCTTGACAGCGATATTGCCAAGAAAGTAAGCAACTGAGCTGAGCCCTGCTGCAGAGAAATTGTTATCTTTGCTAGGATATTTTCTGTACTGATAGCTCACTTTACTCTTTCGGCCATGGATTTCAGATAGTTGAGATTGAGAGGATCCCTAGGTCTTCGCACAAAATGGTTCTCGAGGGTGGAAGCATTCATGTAGATGGAGAAGGTCTGGGCTGCGTCATATATTTTATCGACAGCAGATGGTTTCTGCTGCTTTTCTCTTGCTAACAAACGGTCATATCTGAACAGGTACGTGCATCACAACGGAAGAATGCTTGCTGAATCCTAACAGAAACCCCAACATGACGAAAATAGAGATAGAGAATGAGCTGAAGGATTTCCTTGGGGTCACAAAGGTCATCTGGATACCTCGTGGGCTGTACGGTAAACAAGAAAAGTCTTTCGACTCTTAAAGATGCCGACTGTGTGAAAGATTTCTGTTTCCCACATCATCTAGACATTTGCCTTACTGAGAAATAAGCTTCATTCTGACCATCTCCCAGGTGACGAGGACACAAACGGCCACGTTGACAACCTCTGCTGCTTCATCAAACCCGGCGTGATCCTCCTGTCCTGGACGGATGACGAGAAGGACCCCCAGTACGAGAGGTCCGTCGAGGCGCTGTCGGTCCTCACCCAATCGGTGGACGCCAAAGGACGGCACCTGGAGGTGGTGAAGATCCACGTCCCGGGGCCTCTGTACATGACAGAGGAAGAGGCGGACGGCGTTCTTTCAACGGTCAGTACTTTAGTATCACAGCTCTAAACTCACCCGTTGCTGTCAGCCAGAGCAAGCCCTTTTCAGTGCTGACCTCGTCGATCCCGTCGCTAACAATGGAGGAATCCTCTGGGTGCGGGGGTTGGGTCTGGTTCCAGGGGCACGCCGTGGCGAGGGAGCCCGGCACGAGGCTGGCCGCCTCGTACGTGAACTTCTACGTCGCCAACGGCGGGGTCGTGGCGCCGGCCTTCGGCGACGACAGGTGGGACAAAGAGGCGTACGCGGTCCTGCAGAAGGCGTTCCCTGACCACGAGGTAGTAAAAAAACCTTCACTCGCCGCGCATCTAACCTCCTTTATTTGTGTCGTGTGTTGGTGTGGGCGGGGCACTGCAGTTTCGCCCGAATTTGAGCTCGGATGACgcgacgaggcccgtgatcttTTGTTTGCCCCGCAGGTGGTGATGGTCGAGGGCGCGCGGGAGATCGTGCTGGGCGGCGGCAACGTCCACTGCATcacgcagcagcagcccgtGCGCCCGTCGTAGGCGAGCCGGTCGGCGTCGACGCGTGCGATGGCTGGCGACGAGGGACATGCTGTGCCCAGTAGCACTGGTAGTAGGAGTGTCCATCTCCGGTCGTTGTCGAGCTCGCCAATTCGTGCGGGGAATAAGACCTGTCAGCAGCTGGTTGACGGATGTGAAATGTTCAGGCGCCATCTTAAATTGGCATTGAAATTTGTGGTGCCGGCCGGTTGATGAATGATGATGTTCACGATATCCTCTGTTGGTGCCTTGGTGGTGAGTGGTGGACACGTTGAGGGCgtgcctctctctctcatacTTGGTATAGCACGGCACTTGCCCACGTCTACACGAGTACTCAAAAATttgagggcgcgtttagtttccaaaaattttcacctcccctttaaacacatgtatgaagcactaaatgtaattaaataacaaaactaattacacaatttggatgtacacgacgagacgaattttttgagcctaattagggcatgattagccataagtgctacagtaactcacATGTgataatgatgcggtcaaaggcctcaaaagattcatctcgtggtttccaagtgagttctgaaattagttttttaattagtgtccaaaaaaccctcccgacatctggtcaaagtgCTGATGTGACATCCAAAAAATTTTAGGGaaggaactaaacgcgccctcaaCCCcaaccaaaaacaaaaaaaaacgaaGAAACAAACAAAGAACCATGAAGACGGAAGTGGACAGAGGAGCCGTCGTACCAAGCACGCCGCCTGCCTACGACCAGCGCGCCGTGCATTTGGAACTCTTGGCCGTCTTGGCCCCCAAGTCCCGACCATCGATTTCAGATGTTGAAACCATTGGGTGCCGATCGCCAAGGTCTCATCTGCTGCCTTCAGAAGCTGGACGAAACTTTGGGTGCGGGCAAACGGTTGGCTGGTTACTTTCGTGCCCAGCCTTTTAGTAGCAACGTGGCATCAGCCGGGTACTTGGAGACAGAGTAAATAAAACTCTAGGATTTATCGGGTCCACCTTGCCCAGGATTCATGTTACGGCAGCCGATCAAATCAAATAATGCACGGCAGGCTAACGAGGCGCCCAAATTTCTACGGCAGGGAAACGAACTGGGTACCAATGACACTGAATGCCCGAAGTAAACCGTAAACGTCGTATCAAAATTTCTGCATTTACAAAGTGATACAGGCATACAGGGTTCGCCTACCATCTATGAAGCGACCGCAGCCAACGATCTCCGACTTGCCTATTTGCCTACTTGTGGTTGGTGACTAGCGTTTCAGGCACTTGCGAAAACAAACAGTGGATATGAACACATTGCCCATATGCGATATGAGTAAGTGGATTGTGCAGTTCTTGGTTAGTGGCTCAAGGAATATGTATCACCCATCTACAGATAACCCTGCAAAGATACGATTGCTGTCATTTAAAGAACATGTAGGGCAAGTAATCAAACTACATACAGGCAAGATCATTACAGATCTACTGAAAGATTCATGCTTCAGAATTCAGAGCTACTGCCCTACTGGTGAATAGATGGGTGGTAACAGGTTCATTGAGTGTTACTATATGGGAAAATTAAACTGTTCTTTATGGGTATGTTAAAATAAGCATTTTAGAATAGGCACACAACTGAGTTATCTGTATCTGTAAGCACTTCTCACCTTGGTAACAGCTGGAACACATATATGCTGAAACTCTGGAAGTGTGATTCAATTTGGGAAAATGGCATACACCCCCACCCCCAACCATGTCTTCACTCGCGTTATCTTGTGATTGAAAGCCCTTCCAGCTCACTTCTATCCCAGCAGTTCAACTGCAATGCTTTGGTCTTCAGTTGTTCGAAAGCAGATCTTAACTTCTGTTTTTCTTCATATGTCACATTAGGCCCACTAGAATCCTGAACCAAGAATTGTCATAAAGTGAAACAATTAGATAAATTCTGAACAGTATTTTTCGCAAATTCCCACAACTACATTTGGGCAAGATTAGTCAATTAACCGATTTAGTTTAGCAAGAAGTGTTCCTTTTAAGCTAGGAAGTATGTGATCAATTGGCAATTTGGCATATCAACAAGTAAAATGATTTCTGTTTTCTTAGATACCCTCAAAGTAACAAGAAGTTGAAAAGTGATTCGACCACTATGAAATTTGAAAACCATCAAATGATATGACAATTAAACAAAACAGCTTCTGTTATTGCTAACTATCACTTACCAGCTGATGCCTTATATAATCCAGGATGCCTTTAATAACTAATTTGCCAAAAGAAAGATTCCTATGGAGTTTCTGGTCATTGCATAAGAAAATGAGTATGGTTGTGACAACACAAACTCGACATGATAGCTCTCCTGGGTAGTTCAAGTTGGAGAGAGATGAAAGCAGATGATCATCTCCTGTTATAAAAGACTTAAGCATCTCCAATGTGCTGCAAAGAACCTTGTCATTCTTGTCAAACATGATAGTGCAGGGTTTGATAAAGTACTGAAATAATCTTGTCTTATCGTGTTGAAAACCAACTTCAATGGTTTTAGACAGATCCTGCAGATAAAACATAACAGGGGTTGAGGTAAATTCCTACTCAGAACCAAACATGTACAGCACAAAACAATCACAAGAAATTGGGAAACATCTACAACCAGTTCCACGAAATAAATCAGTAGTGTTTTGTGTTCAATGCGCTGTATCCTGGGTCTTGCTAGGTAATGCACGCATTGGAAGTTATAATAGAATCTTTGTCACGTTTTCACTCTTATATGCACTATCTGTGAAACTGCGATCTATACTCGTGATGTGTCAACATAACCACCGTTTTGGGCTTTTGAATGAAATACTATGCCTCCTGGACTTGGAGCAAAATAAGAGTAAACATACTCAAATTTCCTGAGAATCTATCAGAGCTCTAAAATTTGGAAAATTACACACCAAAGAAGCATCAACCAAGTAGCCAGCTATAAGCTTTATGGCATCTTCATTCATGAGCTTATTAGTTCCTGCATCAAGTGTAACAATAATTCTAAACAAGCCGTTCATGTTATGCATCGATGGTTTTTGAGCCTGCAGTAAGCAAATGACATGTGAGTTCAACAGTTGTGGTGATAAAACATGCAACGGAACCACTGTCTAGGAAACTTACAATCGCATTAGATAAATTATTCCACATCAATTCGAGGACCAGCGAGCCATCACCCATTTCAGATAGGGAAGTTAAAATTAGACGATTCAACGACTTGAAAGTGTCCCAATTTGAGACCTTACTAGGATTACCTGGAGTTCAACAAAGTAAAATGCAGCTGTCAGAGAAGAAAGGCTCAGCTAAATAACCAATATAAAATTAAAACCAttgaaggaaaatagaaaataatagGTTCAGCTAAGGTAATCAATCAATTAAGAACGAAGTTTGAATGGTCACTAGCAGACAGCATAAAAACATTAAGTGGAAAAGGATGTTCAAGTAATCACCAGGATGAACTCTGAATCTTGCCATTAGTAGCAACAAGAAATTGAGTTGCTCTGTTATCTGTAAACTACCAGCCTTGTACGTTGACTGTAGGACCTCAACGACCTTGAACAGTATGAGGGGTTCCAGTGCATCACCTGAATTTCATAGGTTATAGATACCCAGAATTTTCAACAAGAAAATTGAATTTAGTGATCTAttctctccgttccaaattacaaGTCATTTTGGCTTTTTTTAGATGAATAGCATTTGCTATGTACCTAAATATAcaccatgtctagatacatTGCAAAAACtgtgtatctagaaaagccaaaaacacttataatttggaacggagggagtacaatcAAGCAGATATTAAGAAAAACGTCTTACTTAAGCAACATGAGGCCAATGGTCTGATTATGTCAGGGAGCAGACTGGGAAAGTAATAAAGGCATGAAGTGGCAAGTTCTTGGCAATCACGAGCTAGGTTAACAAAAGGGCCAAGCTCCACAGCTCCTGATGATGCTGTCAGTAAAAGACatcaattcaaaattttaaaaaaatgataaataaacTTAGACTCTGGTGATCGTGGAGTGGTAATTACATTCAACACCAAATAACTTTATGAAGGGACGCAGGTTTTCACAGTCCATTGTGGGGAAGTATTGTCCAATTCTTAGAAGAAGCTTCAAAACAACCTAAAAGAATCCACGATGATCGGAAAGTAGAAAAGTGACAAGGTTTAACATGATCAACAAATATACCAACTCTATATCATTACCAAGCATAACAATTGATTGTTAGTGAATAACAAAAACCTATGGCAAACCTTTGTAACTGAGGGGGCTTTATCAATTGATTGCAGCAAAATTCGGGGTAACTCATGTATCCATGCGTCATGATAGCCCAACACGCCTGAACCGTCTTCAGCAAACCATGTGCCTGTTTTCTCCTAAACATAAAGAGGAAGATATTATACATCGTAAATCAGGATCCACACAATTTCTTTTTGTGTGTGACCAAGAAGTTTTAGGTGATTATTATCTTTTACATAGAATCACTTCTGGGAATGTATATGTCGATTGATACCATGGACCAGTCTTAATTGCATGTCATCACCAATTTGGTGGTTTTGACTAGACGCCCAAAGTCCTACTTCTTACTGTTGTATGTATAAAAATGAATGGCATTTTAGACCTGACATGGTTTCTAAGAGGCAACTTTGACTCTATCATGATGTATTAGCAAAAACAGATGTAAACATAGTGTGATGAAACCTTGTTACGAAGAACATATTTTTACTATTTTCAGTCACTAATTGAGTCATTCTATGATGATATTTTCTCATGTTAGTAGTCGAATTTTACAAGTTTGAATGAATCTTGTTCAAAACACTATACATGTAATAcataataattaaaatttaagcATGTACATAGATAGCTTAGCATAATGTCAAATAAAGGCACCTACAGGAAGCAGCATTTCTCCAACTGCATCCAAATATGGCAAGATTAGCTTGCAATCCACCTTGCAACCTCTAAATGTATCTGTAAATGCCTGCACTTGAACAAAGTGTTTTTATTTTGGTAATGTCATAACATAAAATGTTTTACAGACTAGAAAAGCAAATCAAACATACCTCCAATAAATGTCCTTTTGAGTCATCTGGGGC from Panicum virgatum strain AP13 chromosome 7N, P.virgatum_v5, whole genome shotgun sequence includes the following:
- the LOC120683101 gene encoding agmatine deiminase-like — encoded protein: MMAKILEGRPAKMGFRMPAEWEPHEQCWMGWPERPDNWRENSGPAQETFARAAIAISKFEPVTICASAKQYPNVHKLMEHQTNIRVVEMSMNDSWFRDMGPTFITRKVESGIEKQTIAGIDWQFNAWGGIYDDWSLDSDIAKKIVEIERIPRSSHKMVLEGGSIHVDGEGTCITTEECLLNPNRNPNMTKIEIENELKDFLGVTKVIWIPRGLYGDEDTNGHVDNLCCFIKPGVILLSWTDDEKDPQYERSVEALSVLTQSVDAKGRHLEVVKIHVPGPLYMTEEEADGVLSTGHAVAREPGTRLAASYVNFYVANGGVVAPAFGDDRWDKEAYAVLQKAFPDHEVVMVEGAREIVLGGGNVHCITQQQPVRPS